A genomic window from Oryctolagus cuniculus chromosome 12, mOryCun1.1, whole genome shotgun sequence includes:
- the LOC127482770 gene encoding LOW QUALITY PROTEIN: tyrosine-protein kinase CSK (The sequence of the model RefSeq protein was modified relative to this genomic sequence to represent the inferred CDS: substituted 1 base at 1 genomic stop codon): MSAIQVAGGRGPAWAVRQGLGRRKGHLIPACRGCDLDGGRVGERVPAAAPLQAAWPSGTECIAKYSFHGTAEQDLPFCKGDVLTIVAVTKDPNWYKAKNKVGREGIIPANYVQKREGVKAGTKLSLMPWFHGKITREQAERLLYPPETGLFLVRESTNYPGDYTLCVSCDGKVEHYRIMYHASKLSIDEEVYFENLMQLVEHYTSDADGLCTRLIKPKVMEGTVAAQDEFYRSGWALNMKELKLLQTIGKGEFXDVMLGDYRGNKVAVKCIKSDATAQAFLAEASVMTQLRHSNLVQLLGVIVEEKGGLYIVTEYMAKGSLVDYLRSRGRSVLGGDCLLKFSLDVCEAMEYLEGNNFVHRDLAARNVLVSEDNMAKVSDFGLTKEASSTQDTGKLLVKWTAPEALREKIPTSAIQHDTKSLSTGKEKANGPHLQ; the protein is encoded by the exons ATGTCGGCGATACAGGTAGCGGGAGGCAGGGGCCCCGCATGGGCTGTCCGTCAGGGCTTAGGGCGGCGGAAGGGGCACCTCATCCCTGCTTGCAGAGGCTGTGACCTGGATGGAGGGCGTGTGGGTGAGAGGGTCCCGGCCGCCGCCCCCCTGCAGGCCGCCTGGCCCTCGGGCACGGAGTGCATCGCCAAGTACAGCTTCCACGGCACCGCCGAGCAGGACCTACCCTTCTGCAAAGGAGACGTGCTCACCATCGTGGCCGTCACCAAG GACCCCAACTGGTACAAAGCCAAGAACAAGGTGGGCCGTGAGGGCATCATCCCCGCCAACTACGTCCAGAAGCGAGAGGGCGTGAAGGCGGGCACCAAGCTCAGCCTCATGCC CTGGTTCCACGGCAAGATCACGCGGGAGCAGGCCGAGCGGCTCCTGTACCCGCCGGAGACGGGCCTGTTCCTGGTGCGGGAGAGCACCAACTACCCCGGGGACTACACGCTGTGCGTGAGCTGCGACGGCAAGGTGGAGCACTACCGCATCATGTACCACGCCAGCAAGCTCAGCATCGACGAGGAGGTGTACTTCGAGAACCTCATGCAGCTGGTGGAG CACTACACCTCGGACGCCGATGGACTCTGCACGCGCCTCATCAAACCAAAGGTCATGGAGGGCACGGTGGCCGCCCAGGACGAGTTCTACCGCA GTGGCTGGGCGCTCAACATGAAAGAGCTGAAACTGTTGCAGACCATCGGGAAGGGGGAGTTCTgag ACGTGATGCTGGGCGATTACCGGGGCAACAAAGTGGCCGTGAAGTGCATCAAGAGCGACGCCACGGCCCAGGCCTTCCTGGCTGAAGCCTCGGTCATGAC GCAACTGCGGCACAGTAACCTGGTGCAGCTTCTGGGCGTGATCGTGGAGGAGAAGGGCGGGCTCTACATCGTCACCGAGTACATGGCCAAG GGGAGCCTGGTGGACTACCTGCGGTCGCGCGGCCGCTCGGTGCTGGGCGGCGACTGCCTCCTCAAGTTCTCGCT AGACGTGTGCGAGGCCATGGAGTACCTGGAAGGCAACAACTTTGTGCACCGAGACCTGGCCGCCCGCAACGTGCTGGTGTCCGAGGACAACATGGCCAAGGTCAGCGACTTCGGCCTCACCAAGGAGGCCTCCAGCACCCAGGACACGGGCAAGCTGCTGGTCAAGTGGACGGCCCCCGAGGCCCTGCGGGAGAAG